A region of the Dasypus novemcinctus isolate mDasNov1 chromosome X, mDasNov1.1.hap2, whole genome shotgun sequence genome:
CCGGCAGTGCGAGGGGACATCCCCCCGGGCTGCGCAGCCTACGGCTTCGTGTGCGATGGGACTCGCCTGTTGGTGTTTGGCGGAATGGTGGAGTATGGGAAATACAGCAACGACCTCTACGAGCTTCAGGTAGCTGCCTGGCTTTGAGCCCCTGGGACCACCCTGCTCCTTCCCGCCTCGGGGGCAGGGGGCCATTGGCCCCGGGGGTGGGAGCTGAGAGCTGGCGTGCCCCTCCCGGCTCCACTGGCCCCCGCCTCCTTGGCCAGAAGGCCCCTCTACGTGGGGGCTCACCATCAGCGTGAGGGGGTGATGGGTCAGGGTGTGGCCGAGGCCGCTCTGGGCTCTGCCGCCCTTGGAGGAGAAAGAAGGGCACAGGTGGCCCAAGTCCTTGCCGCTTTCCGAAAGTGCTTACCTCGTCCCAGACCGTGTCTTTCCTACCCGACAAACTAGCACACATCCCACATCGGCAGATTCCTCGGCCCGGAGCCAATCGGCGGTTCTTCATTTTACAGGCGAGTCGTTGGGAGTGGAAGAGGCTCAAAGCAAAGACGCCCAAGAACGGGCCCCCTCCGTGTCCTCGGCTCGGGCATAGCTTCTCCCTCGTGGGCAACAAATGCTACCTGTTTGGGGGCCTGGCCAATGACAGTGAGGACCCCAAGAACAACATTCCGCGGTGAGGCTTCTTCCCTTCTCGCTCAAACCCCTCACTCGCACGAAGGGGAGCGCTGCACGCGTCCCGCTACCCCCCACCCTGGGTTGCAGCCTTCTCCTTTGTGAAACGAGAGTGGTACTGGATGCCGCCCGAGGAACGTTCTGGCTCTGAAATCTATAACCAAGGAAAGCCTTGGGGGAGCAGGGACAGGCAGGGGGTAGGAAGCCACTCAGCATTGGGTGGTCCCTGCTCCTCAGGCCTGTGAAGAGGGGCTCGCTTTCTTCCTCAGCCTTTGCTGCTGCAGGTTATGGGATGGGTTTCCAAGGCCCTTGGTTGACGGGCCTTCCAACCCAGAGGTAGTCCCCCAGGTGACACCCTCTTTTGCTCTAGGGAGGCCCTTGGATAACACAAGGCCCGAGTGGCCCTGTCACATATACCCCATTCTCCTGTTTCTCTCGGACTGATTGTCAGGAGCTTCTGCGTTCCTCCAGGGAGCCCAGTGTTCACTGGAGGATATTCTGGGAAGCACTTGGCATGTGGTGTTGGGGTGGACCCTAACTGAGCTTTCTTTTCAGGTACCTGAATGACTTATATATCCTGGAATTGCGACCAGGCTCCGGGGTGGTAGCCTGGGACATCCCCATCACTTACGGGGTCCTGCCCCTCCGCGGGAGTCACACACGGCTGTGGTCTACACTGAGAAAGACAACAAGAAATCCAAGCTGGTCATCTACGGCGGGATGAGTGGCTGCAGGTTGGGGGACCTCTGACCCTCGATATCGGTAAGCTGGGAATGAGGTTGGTCTGCCGGCGGCCGGCCTCGGGGATGGCTGTTGCCGTCTAGGGAGATGGGGTTCTCAGCAACGGAACGAGCCGCGAGGCTCTTCGCTACAGCCACAGAGGGAGACAGTCCCTGGGTTTCGGAGCACTTGCCTTCACCCTGAGCTCGTAGCGTTGCTTTGAAGAGAAAGTACGGCTCATCGGGCCAACTTGTTTGATCTGCTCACTTACCAGAGCTCAAGGGGGGGAATCAGAGCCTTTCTAGAATGGACTTCCCTAGACTTGGAAGCAGCAGCCCCGTTGACTCTTTCGGTCAGTCTAGGTCTGGGGTTGCGCTCCCTGGCCCGGCCGTCATGGTGAAGTTGGCCACCGATGGAGCCTTTGACTCCCAGGGCCTGCTCCGGCCGGCGGCCAGGCGGCGTCCTACCCGGAAGGGGCGAGAGCCGCTCGGGGCCATAAACCGGGCCAGCCCCAGGGGAGAAGCTCACTGACAGACTCTGGGGCTGTCCAGCGAGAGCAAGGAGACATCGTCTGCGCCGCTCCATAGGCTAGGATGGGCACAAGAAGCGGTGTTGTGAGCGAAATTTCCAGCAGCGTGGTCCGCAGTGGCTCGAGGTGGCACGGGGGCGGCTGTCTCGTGGGTACTGGAAACCGAAGGCAGCCACAGAATGCTTTTTCCTAGCCCGTGAGCTCCCTCAGCAAGGCCAGGCCCCGGGCCTGTCAGGGCTCCGTGGACAGGGCAGAAGCTGCCTGGAGGGGCCTGAAAAGCGGGGGAAATGCCGTCACCCAGCCGCTAGGCCAGGAGAGGGACCGCTGGGGCCGGGCTCTGGTGTGGGGCCGGAGCACACCTTCTGGAGTTTGCCCGCGTCCCTGGAGCCGCCCTCTGGGTCAGGTGGCGTGTGTCGAGCTAGGGTGGGTGACGCCCCTTCTCTCCCGCCTGCCTGCACAGAGACTCTGACGTGGAACAAGCCCAGCCTCAGCGGGGTAGCCCCTCTCCCTCGCAGTCTCCACTCGGCCACGACGATTGGAAACAAGTGAGTGCTCTTTCCCCTTCTCGCCTGTGCCGTCCTGCTCCCCTGGGCTTCTCAGCCTGTGTCGTTCCCGCAGGCCCAGCAGGCCGCGCTCTCCATTCCCGTTAAGGCTGAGGGAGACACGGGGGTCAGTCTCAGGGTAGAGGCGGGTCTGCAAGGCCGCCCAGGCCCTGACGAGTGTCGGGCATGTCCTTCCCAGGTCTGCGAGGCCCTGCAGAGGGCCAGGGACTGTTCTAGATCCTCCACACAAGCAGCTGGGTTTCTGTGCCAACGCGAAGGTCCTGAAGGGAATACGAGAGCGATGTGGATTACGGGGAGCTTTCTGGGAGCTAGCGCTGGCTTCAGACGGCAGGCGAGGGCAGCCGGGCAGGAGAGGGCGGTGtcagccaggggctgggggtcCGCCTGGGAAACATGGGGTTCCTGAGAAGGCTCCGTGTGTCCTGGGGTGAGCTAGAGGACTGAGCATGTTGAGAACTTGGTGTAGAAAAGGTGGCCCCCGGCCCGGCACCTCTCCTGCAGCCCTCTCTGCTTCCATCCAGAATGTACGTATTTGGCGGCTGGGTGCCCCTTGTCATGGATGACGTCAAGGTGGCCACACACGAGAAGGAGTGGAAGTGCACCAACACGCTGGCTTGTCTCAACCTGGGTAAGGTTGCCTCCAGCGGGCTTCCCAGGGCCACGGTGAGCCACGATGGGGCTGGCCCCCCACGGCCCCGAGCGCTGTGGccgtggggagggagagaaggcagGCCTGGTGGCACGATGCCTTCTGGAACCCATGGAGAGGAGCAAGTGCTGGGAAGCATTCTGAGGCAGAGCCTCCTGCCTGCCTCGAGTTCCTCGTCTTGGGTGGGCAGCCCCTCTTAGGAGGATCTCAGGCACACGCGTGCCCACGCACGACACTGCCTGCGTCTGCGCACGTCAGCTATAGGTTgcttgtttaaaaacaaaacaaaaacaaaagcagatgGTGAACTGCCTTCCCCGGCTCTGTTCCTCACCTTTTTCTTTCAGCATGTCTCAGAGCtcattccccttccctgcccagtgAGCGGCCTTGTCCTTGATCCCCACCGCCAGTGGCATCACGACCTGTGCAAACACACACCACGCCAGTGTAGATCCTGGCCCCCTTTGCACACGCGTGCAGCCATACTTGAAGGCTAAAAATCTAGAAGTAGAGTGGCTGTCAACGAGATACTGCCAAACTGCCCTTCTAGCAGCCGCCCCCGAAGACGCCGCTGGGGCCTGAGGGCAGCACAGGCGGTTGTCAGGCTCTTTGCCCTTTGCCAGCCCCAACGGGTGAACAGTGGGCCTTCGGCAGTCTTAagtttacatttcttttcttctcagcGAGGTTGCACGTTTCCCCTCAGGTTTAAGACCcattttggtttcttttcctGTACATTGTGCTCCCCTTTGCCTGCCTCTTTGGGGGGCTGAGAGTTTCACTGCTGTGTTAAAACCTTTGGCTGTGCATTTCCGAGTGTTTCTGTCAGCATGCCATTTGTAGGCTATATGTGGTGTTCTGCAGGTGCCTCTTTTacgcagatttttttttttttttttttaaatctttcgtGACTTCAGGTTTTATTCCCCATCCCCGAAAGGCAAAGGTCAAGACTCCCAAGATGGCTGGGGGAGCTGGGTCTCCTCTGCTCTCCCTGTAACCGCCCTCTGCCcgacccccccctccccccccagatTCCATGGCCTGGGAGACCATCCTGATGGACACGCTGGAGGACAATATTCCCCGGGCTCGAGCCGGCCACTGCGCCGTGGCCATCAACACACGCCTATACATTTGGAGCGGCCGCGACGGCTACCGCAAAGCCTGGAACAACCAGGTCTGCTGCAAGGACCTCTGGTACCTCGAAACAGGTGAGGCCGGCTGTCGGGGGTCTGGCCACACGTGGGCCGTGCTCAGGCCGGGGCTCCCAGCCTGGCCCTTCCTCACCACCGGGTTCTCCCACAGAAAAGCCACCAGCCCCGTCCCGGGTCCAGCTGGTCCGCGCCAACACCAACTCCCTGGAAGTGAGCTGGGGGGCGGTGGCCACAGCCGACAGTTACCTGCTGCAGCTCCAGAAGTATGACATTCCTGCCGCCGCAGCCACTGCCGCCTCCCCCACGCCCAACCCCGTCCCGTCGGTGCCTGCCAACCCTCCCAAGAGCCCCGCCCCTGCGGCAGCGGCCCCTGCTGTACAGCCACTGACCCAAGTAGGCATCACGCTCCTGCCCCAGGCTGCTGCCGCCGCGCCCCCcgaccaccaccaccatccaggTCTTGCCGACGGTGCCCGGCAGTTCGATTTCCGTGCCCGCCGCAGCCAGGACTCAAGGTAAGCCCGGCAGCTGGCTTGgcttggagggcagggggctggcccCAGGGACCGCCGCAAGAGTCCTGGGCTTCCGTGTTGTTCTGCCGTGGGCTGGAGGAGCCGTTCCTTGTTCGGGCATAGAGAAGGCCCAGACTTAAGGCCCCAGGCAGCCCCACCGAGGCAGTCAAGGTCTGCACGCGGGGTGCTGTGCCGAGGGTGACTTGCCTCCCCCTTGTGTCCCCCGGGGCTCTCTGCTGATGCCGGCCCCTTCTCTCGTCAGGTGTCCCTGCTGTCCTCAAAGTGACTGGTCCTCAGGCTACCACAGGAACCCCGCTGGTCACTATGCGGCCCGCCAGCCAGGCTGGGAAAGCCCCCGTCACTGTGACCTCCCTGCCTGCGGGGGTGCGAATGGTTGTGCCAACCCAGAGTGCCCAGGGCACGGTGAGGAGCAGGCCCCAGCTGtcgctgggggtggggatggccTGGCGGGCTGGCCCAGGAGAGCCCGGGGGGCCTTGGAATCCCACCGGCTCTGGGACCAGCTTGTTGACGGGGCCTCAGGCACGTCACCTGGCTTGGCGCCTTTCCCTTCTGGACGCTGTGCCAGGGAGCTCTGGCCGGCAGGCTTGTGAGCATCAGAGGAACTTCTGCCTCGGAGCCCCTGGCCTCCCTTCCGAGCCTCAGGGCACTTCCAGCAGCAGCTCTCTCTTCCTGACACCCGAGGGGAGAAGCTGGTTCTTTGGGCCTCGACCCAGTTCCTCGAGAAAAGAACTGTATCTGGCTCCGAGGTCTAAGAAAGTCCGGGGTTTCTAGCAAAGACCTGCTGTGCCCGCCGTGTGTCTGGGCGCCAGGGGAGGAGAGCAGGCGAGGCAGGGAGGAGGCCCTGCTGGTGGGAGCGCGGGGCGACCGAGGCCCCCCGGAGAAGGGCCGAGCGGCTCTGGTGAGGTCCCCGGCGCCAAGACAGGGCTGGAGCTCGGCGGGGCTGACGCATCCGGGGCTCCTCCCGCAGGTGATCGGCAGCAGCCCGCAGATGAGTGGGATGGCTGCACTGGCGGCGGCCGCGGCTGCCACACAGAAGATCCCTCCTTCCTCGGCCCCCACGGTGCTGAGCGTGCCAGCGGGCACCACCATCGTCAAAACCGTGGCAGTGACCCCCGGCACCACCACACTCCCGGCCACGGTGAAAGTGGCCTCCTCTCCCGTCATGGTGAGCATCGCTGTCCCGGGGCTGCTGGGCTTCAGGTGACGGCGGCCGCGCCTCCTGGGCTCCGGGCCCCTGCGTGGGGCTGTTGGCGCCAGCTGCTGGCTGTAGGTGCGTGGGTGCCTCAGGCTAGGTCCACGCCGAGCAGCTCCGGTTTTGGAGCTCAGTGCATCCCCTGGGCTGGtagagaggaggagaaggggagccGAGCAGCAGTGCTGAGGGACCCCTGCTCACTGCCGTCGGGGTGGGGGTAGGTTTCTCTGCGCCTCCCATCGCCTGCGTCTGCCCTTCCAGGTGAGCAACCCGGCCACACGCATGCTCAAGACCGCTGCCGCCCAGGTGGGCACGTCCGTCTCCTCAGCCGCCAACACGTCCACCCGCCCCATCATCACGGTGCACAAGTCGGGGACGGTGACGGTCGCCCAGCAAGCCCAGGTGGTGACCACCGTGGTGGGTGGTGTCACCAAGACCATCACCCTGGTGAAGAGCCCCATCTCGGTCCCGGGAGGCAGCGCCCTGGTGagcggcgggcggcgcggggcagGCCGGGGGCCTGGCCCTCGCTGGCTCTCCTGACGCGCTGCCCGCTCCGGCCTCCCCTCCGCAGATCTCTAACCTCGGCAAGGTGATGTCAGTGGTGCAGACCAAGCCTGTTCAGACCTCAGCGGTCACGGGCCAGGCCTCGACGGGCCCCGTGACGCAGATCATCCAGGTGAGTGCGCCGCCCGGCCCGGGGAGGCCCGCCGCTCGGCCCGGAGCCTCCCCCGCCGACACCGCCTCCCTCCGCCCTGCAGACGAAAGGCCCCCTGCCCGCCGGGACCATCCTCAAGCTGGTGACCTCGGCAGACGGCAAgcccaccaccatcatcaccaccacgcAGGCCGGCGGGGCGGGGACCAAGCCCACCATCCTGGGCATCAGCAGCGTCTCCCCCAGCACCACCAAGCCTggcaccaccaccatcatcaagACCATCCCCATGTCGGCCATCATCACGCAGGCCGGCGCCACCGGTAGGGGCCGCGCCTCGGGGGCCCGGCTGGCAGGGAGCTGGAGCGCGAGGCTGGGGCGCGTGCGGCCCCTGGGCCGCCATGGGTCCTGGGGTTTGCATTGcgttttccctctcccctgccctttGTAAGGGGGTTTTTGGGGAGAGGCTGGGGCCGTGGCTCTAGAGCACCGCCCTCTGTTATACTCGAGGGGTACCAGGGTTGGGACCTGGGGGGCCTGGGatgccctccctccccagcccaccGTGCTTCAAGTCAGGACGTGGGCTGGGGGCCAAGCTGCTCCTCTGTCCCTCCACCCAGGCGTGACCAGCAGCCCCGGCATCAAGTcccccatcaccatcatcaccaccaagGTCATGACCTCAGGAACCGGGGCACCTGCCAAAATCATCACCGCTGTCCCCAAGATTGCCACTGGCCATGGGCAGCAGGGAGTAACCCAGGTGAGGCACCCGGCCCTCCCCTCACCCGTGTGTCGTCTTGGCCTCCCCCAGTACACCTTCCAGGACCCCGTGGGCCGCGGGGGCTCCCCAGAAGGGCCTGGGAAGGTGTGGCACTGGGCCTGGCTGGCCTCTGTCTGGGTGCCCTGGGCGCATGCTCTTCTCTGGCATTCCAGGTGGTGCTGAAGGGGGCCCCTGGGCAGCCAGGCACCATCCTCCGCACGGTGCCCATGGGTGGCGTTCGCTTGGTCACTCCTGTCACCGTCTCTGCCGTCAAGCCGGCTGTCACCACGTTGGTAGTGAAGGGCACCACAGGTACAGGGCCCCCAGTGGCGGCCAGGCCATAGGTCCTACCCTCCCTGGAACGAGAGGAGGTGCAGGGGGTGGACTCTTGGGCCCAGAGACTTCTGTCTCTGCTGGGGCACCCCCGTCAGCCAGAccctggctccagccgccgccggGAGGAAAGCTGCTGGGCAGGTGGGGCCAGCGGCGGCGGTCATGGGCACGCCCAGGGCCTGACTGCGCCTCTGCCACCCTCCCTCCAGGTGTCACAACCCTGGGCACGGTGACCGGGACTGTTTCTACCAGCCTCGCTGGAGCAGGGGGGCACAGCACCAGCGCCTCCCTGGCCACGCCTATCACCACCCTGGGGACCATCGCCACCCTCTCCAGCCAAGTGATCAACCCCACAGCCATCACCGTCTCGGCCGCCCAGACCACGCTGACCGCGGCCAGCGGGCTCACCACCCCCACCATCACCGTGCAGGTGGGACTGCCCCGCGGCCCACCTCCGCGCACACGGGCGCGTGGGGCCCCGAGCCCCCGAGCCCCCGAGCCCCCGAGGGAGTGGGGGTCCCGGGTGCCAAGCTGCGCGGGCCCCGTGTGGACAGTCCCTGCTGGACCCGGCAGCGTGCCAGCCACCTGTGCTTCCTTCCCAGCCTGGCCAGCCCTTATCGGGTGTTTGCCCTTGTGCTGCATGACCACAACTTTTAGTTACTGTGTAATGTTCTGTCATGCTGATGTGTCACGTTAAGGACATTCTGTTTTGGGGACGCTAGGTTCTCTCCCACTTAACGTTGTCAAAGATGCAGTAGTCTGCCCTGGCACGGACCTAGCGTTTTCTCTCTGCTCGGGAGTTTTCTCGGCATCTGTCCCTGGGAGGGGTCAAGTGTGTGTTGCTGACTTTTGCACTTCAGGGGGGTTCCCCTCTCTGGAAGGGGCTGGGACTTGGCCTAGGCCCCTTGTTCTTGCCCCTGGCTCCTCACCGCCACCCCCCATCACCATGGCCCGTAAGGCCGAGCGGCCAAGCCAGAGCTTCTTCCCTGGTCTCCGGCAGACAGAGCCAGTGGAACCTGGGGACAAGATGGGGCGTGGCCACCGTATCTGCCCAGGGCGGTTGTTTGAGGGACCCTGGCAGTGGTCACAGCCAGTGTGGTTGAGACGAACAGACTTAGCATTGCTAATCTCTGCCCATCTGGCGTCTCCCGCAGCCTGTCTCCCAGCCCACACAGGTGACCCTGATCACGGCCCCCAGCGGGGTGGAGGCGCAGCCTGTGCATGACCTCCCTGTGTCCATTCTGGCCTCGCCCACGACGGAACAGCCCACCGCTACGGTCACAATCGCCGACTCGGGCCAGGGTGACGGGCAGCCCGGCACAGTGACGCTGGTCTGCTCCAACCCGCCCTGTGAGACTCACGAGACGGGCACCACCAATACGGCCACCACCACTGTCGTAGCCAACCTGGGCGGGCTTCCTCAGCCCACCCAAGTCCAGTTTGTCTGTGACAGACAGGAGGCGGCGGCTTCTCTCGTGACCTCGACAGTGGGGCAGCCCAACGGCAGTGTGGTTCGAGTCTGCTCCAACCCCCCCTGTGAGACCCACGAGACGGGCACCACGCACACGGCCACCACCGCCATGTCCAACATGGCTGGCCAGACCGTCTGCTCCAACCCGCCCTGCGAGACCCACGAGACGGGCACCACCAGCACGGCCACCACCGCCATGTCCAACATGGCCGGCCAAAGAATCTGCTCCAACCCACCCTGCGAGACCCACGAGACGGGCACCACCAGCACGGCCACCACCGCCATGTCTAGCATGGGCACTGGCCAGCCAGCACCTGCCAACCAGCAGCATGAGAGCCACCGCCCGTGCACAGCCAGCACCCCTGCCGCAGCTCGGGTCAAGCCCCCGTGCCAGACCCGCCAGACCAGCTCCACCAGCACCACCATGACTGTGATGGCCGGCGGGCCGCCGTGCTCGGCTGCTCCCCACGTCGAGCCGTGCCTGGCCTTGGAGGCCGGCAGCAGCCATGCCGGTCTCCGTGGGGAGGTGGGGCCAAGCGGCCCTGGCAGCAAGGACAGCCCCGTGGCAGGCCTTGGTCCGCTGGTGACCGTGGCACAGCCGCTGGAGACGCGTCACCCTCACGCGACCGCGGCCCACGAGACTGGCCTGGCAAGCACTGCCGTGACGGTGATGGCCTTGGAGGCACTGCTGGGCCCCTCAGTCCCCGCCTCCCGGGTCTGCTCCAACCCCCCGTGCGAGACCCACGAGACGGGCACCACGCACACGGCCACCACCTCGCCTGCGGGCAGCATGCAGCGGGTCTGCTCCAACCCCCCGTGCGAGACCCACGAGACGGGCACCACGCACACGGCCACCACCGCCACAGCGAATGTGGGCGCGGGCCAGCCCGAGGGCAGCCAGCAGGCCCCCGCCAGCCGGCCCTGTGAGACGCACCAGACCACCTCCACCGGCACCACGATGACCGTCAGTGTGGGCACCCTGCTCCCAGATGACGGCACCTCCCACAGGGCCTTGGAGGCCGGCTTGGACACGGCGGCCCCAGGCACCATGGCCGCCCAGGCTGGCTCGGCCTTGCTGGCGCCTTTCCCAACCCAGCGGGTCTGCTCCAACCCCCCCTGTGAGACCCACGAGACGGGCACCACGCACACAGCCACCACCGTCACCTCGAACATGAGCTCCAACCAAGGTGAGTGGGGGTGGGCACGTCACCTGGCCTTCCTGGTCTCCCTGCGCCCTGCAAGGTTTGGGTGGGGGGAGCTGGAGGGTCTGGGGGGGGCCCTTTGGTGTCCCCCAGCCCCGGGACTCTTTGATAGTCTTTTGGCGAGGAACACGTAATGTGCTGGTGTAGGGAAAGGTGGCAGAGAGATCCATCCAGAGCCCGGGGAGGGGTCCCATGGGTTCTGGCTTTTCccggggggggcggtgggggcccTTGCCCTTCTGGCCATTCCCCGTGAGGCTCTCGGAGCCCCGAGGCTGGAGCAGAACATAGGCCGCGGGCCGCGCTAGGCCCCCGCTGCTGCCGGGCGCCGGGGTGAGCCCCTGCCGTGCGTTGGCTTCCCACAGAGCCCCCGCCAGCTGCCGGCGATCAGGGCGAGGCGCAGAGCACCCAGGGAGACGCTGGGGACATCCCCAGCTCCAGCGCCGTGACCACGACCGTGTCCTCCACGCTGACGCGCGCGGTGACCACCGTGACCCAGTCCACGCCGGTGCCCGGCCCTTCCGTGCCGGTGAGCGCCCCCAAGGGCCGCCTCTGCCCCTGCGATTCTGCCCTCCTCCTGCCCGTCCTGCTGGGCAGCTGCCCGGGCACAGCGCGGCACTCCCGGCGCCGGCCGCCAGGGGTCGCCCTTGCACCGGGCTCGGTGCTTGCCCTTCTACCTTTTCCAGACCATAAAAGGGCAGCGGCGGCCTGCAGGTCTGGGCAGGAAGGAGGCAGAAGGCGGAGGGCCGGCTGCCTGGGTCTCGAGCGCTTTGATCTCTACGGCCGTCCCCCCGCGGCTCGTCGTTTCTCTGTAGCTGTGTAGAAGGGAAACAGCAGGCGCCTGCACAACAGCGTGCAGAGCCCGCGGCTCGGGGATGGAGGTGTGGCGATGGCGTCCTCAGCCGGCCGTGGGGACTGGGCCCGGCCCCCGGCTAGTGTTCTAGGGCCTACTTGTTCAGCTTGACCCGTGGGTCTGCAAGGACCCTGTCTGGCCGCTCCCCCGCCCTACCCCACTCTGCCAGCTGATGACACACTGGCCGCCGTGGACGTCTACTACGTGATGACAGTGGCCCTTCCGGAACGAGAACCCAGGGCCGTGGGGAGAGAGGAAGACTGCCCTGCCTTTGACTCTCCCATCCAGCTCTGGCTTGCCTCTCCTTCCCTCTGACAGGGGCTTCTCTCCCTTTCTAGAGGATCTCATCCGTGACTGAGACTACCCTGGGTACCCTGACTTCTGAAGTCCCCGTCCCAGCCGCGATAATGGTGACCGTAGCCAACACAGAAACTTCTGACAT
Encoded here:
- the HCFC1 gene encoding LOW QUALITY PROTEIN: host cell factor 1 (The sequence of the model RefSeq protein was modified relative to this genomic sequence to represent the inferred CDS: inserted 3 bases in 3 codons; deleted 4 bases in 4 codons) yields the protein MASAVSPANRPAVLLQPRWKRVVGWSGPVPRPRHGHRAVAIKELIVVFGGGNEGIVDELHVYNTATNQWFXPAVRGDIPPGCAAYGFVCDGTRLLVFGGMVEYGKYSNDLYELQASRWEWKRLKAKTPKNGPPPCPRLGHSFSLVGNKCYLFGGLANDSEDPKNNIPRYLNDLYILELRPGSGVVAWDIPITYGVLXPPRESHTAVVYTEKDNKKSKLVIYGGMSGCRLGDLXTLDIETLTWNKPSLSGVAPLPRSLHSATTIGNKMYVFGGWVPLVMDDVKVATHEKEWKCTNTLACLNLDSMAWETILMDTLEDNIPRARAGHCAVAINTRLYIWSGRDGYRKAWNNQVCCKDLWYLETEKPPAPSRVQLVRANTNSLEVSWGAVATADSYLLQLQKYDIPAAAATAASPTPNPVPSVPANPPKSPAPAAAAPAVQPLTQVGITLLPQAAAARPPTTTTIQVLPTVPGSSISVPAAARTQGVPAVLKVTGPQATTGTPLVTMRPASQAGKAPVTVTSLPAGVRMVVPTQSAQGTVIGSSPQMSGMAALAAAAAATQKIPPSSAPTVLSVPAGTTIVKTVAVTPGTTTLPATVKVASSPVMVSNPATRMLKTAAAQVGTSVSSAANTSTRPIITVHKSGTVTVAQQAQVVTTVVGGVTKTITLVKSPISVPGGSALISNLGKVMSVVQTKPVQTSAVTGQASTGPVTQIIQTKGPLPAGTILKLVTSADGKPTTIITTTQAGGAGTKPTILGISSVSPSTTKPGTTTIIKTIPMSAIITQAGATGVTSSPGIKSPITIITTKVMTSGTGAPAKIITAVPKIATGHGQQGVTQVVLKGAPGQPGTILRTVPMGGVRLVTPVTVSAVKPAVTTLVVKGTTGVTTLGTVTGTVSTSLAGAGGHSTSASLATPITTLGTIATLSSQVINPTAITVSAAQTTLTAASGLTTPTITVQPVSQPTQVTLITAPSGVEAQPVHDLPVSILASPTTEQPTATVTIADSGQGDGQPGTVTLVCSNPPCETHETGTTNTATTTVVANLGGLPQPTQVQFVCDRQEAAASLVTSTVGQPNGSVVRVCSNPPCETHETGTTHTATTAMSNMAGQTVCSNPPCETHETGTTSTATTAMSNMAGQRICSNPPCETHETGTTSTATTAMSSMGTGQPAPANQQHESHRPCTASTPAAARVKPPCQTRQTSSTSTTMTVMAGGPPCSAAPHVEPCLALEAGSSHAGLRGEVGPSGPGSKDSPVAGLGPLVTVAQPLETRHPHATAAHETGLASTAVTVMALEALLGPSVPASRVCSNPPCETHETGTTHTATTSPAGSMQRVCSNPPCETHETGTTHTATTATANVGAGQPEGSQQAPASRPCETHQTTSTGTTMTVSVGTLLPDDGTSHRALEAGLDTAAPGTMAAQAGSALLAPFPTQRVCSNPPCETHETGTTHTATTVTSNMSSNQEPPPAAGDQGEAQSTQGDAGDIPSSSAVTTTVSSTLTRAVTTVTQSTPVPGPSVPRISSVTETTLGTLTSEVPVPAAIMVTVANTETSDMLFSAVDILQPPEELQVSPGPRQQLPPRQLLQPASAPLLGDPADVLSAPQGPELQAAVDLSSTGDPSSGQEPASSAVVATVVVQPPPPPQAEVEQLSLPQELMAEAQAGTATLMVTGLTPEELAVTAAAEAAAQAAATEEAQALAIQAVLQAAQQAVMGTGEAMDTSEAAATVTQAELGHLSAEGQEGQPTTIPIVLTQQELAALVQQQQMQEAQAQHHHLPTEALAPADSLNDPSIESNCLSELPGAVPSTVALLPSTATESLAPSNTFVAPQPVVVASPAKLQAAATLTEVANGIESIGVKPDLPPPPSKAPVKKENQWFDVGVIKGTNVMVTHYFLPPDDAAQSDDDSGTVPDYNQLKKQELQPGTAYKFRVAGINACGRGPFSEISAFKTCLPGFPGAPCAIKISKSPDGAHLTWEPPSVTSGKIIEYSVYLAIQSSQASGEPKSTAPAQLAFMRVYCGPSPSCLVQSSSLSNAHIDYTTKPAIIFRIAARNEKGYGPATQVRWLQETSKDSSGTKPASKRPMSSPEMKSAPKKSKADGQ